The following coding sequences are from one Paenibacillus tundrae window:
- a CDS encoding GNAT family N-acetyltransferase produces MNDSNLSINAGSEEARSLIRPARKEDVDQVIPLLYQAIGDIAYALAGEGEHEEAMRILRQFFVQEDNRISYRNVTVMEQNEVVAGILVAYDGSEADLLDEPIRNRPGRSQDEKYALVKETRPGEYYLDTLSVSEAYQGQGIGRALMAAFEEKGRTLGHKQVSLIVERDNGRALMLYERQGYVKDDLLVIAGHEYSHMVKPV; encoded by the coding sequence ATGAATGATTCCAATCTGTCGATCAATGCTGGTTCTGAAGAGGCGCGTTCCCTGATTCGACCAGCACGTAAAGAGGATGTAGATCAGGTCATTCCGTTACTGTACCAAGCTATAGGTGATATTGCTTATGCCTTGGCGGGTGAAGGTGAGCATGAAGAAGCGATGCGTATTTTGCGGCAGTTCTTCGTGCAAGAGGATAATCGGATCAGCTATCGTAATGTGACGGTCATGGAGCAAAATGAAGTTGTGGCAGGGATTCTAGTGGCCTATGACGGAAGCGAAGCAGACCTACTGGATGAGCCAATTCGGAATCGACCTGGGCGTAGCCAGGATGAGAAGTATGCTCTAGTCAAAGAAACACGTCCGGGAGAATACTATCTGGATACGTTGTCCGTAAGTGAAGCCTATCAAGGTCAGGGAATCGGGCGAGCGCTGATGGCTGCTTTTGAAGAGAAGGGGCGCACTCTCGGGCACAAGCAAGTCTCCCTAATTGTTGAGCGAGATAATGGTCGTGCCTTGATGCTGTACGAACGACAGGGCTACGTCAAGGATGATCTGCTTGTCATTGCAGGTCATGAGTACAGCCATATGGTTAAGCCGGTTTAG